A single Leptolyngbya sp. FACHB-261 DNA region contains:
- a CDS encoding Ycf51 family protein has protein sequence MLTTANFLTYAQYMGLFTIACALVTVIAFVTSRGWRFRLVGVTGFSIVLTVGLFALSLVPFTRTVVPGAVRYAVVFDNGGPNVVITVPATINQDELQATLQQAALNLYTPGRVERDRLWVRARALLHPQPGVSQPVFLGEARYTPELNVEIFPDQLTLLQG, from the coding sequence ATGCTCACTACTGCTAACTTCTTGACCTACGCCCAGTACATGGGGCTATTCACCATTGCCTGTGCTCTGGTGACGGTCATTGCCTTTGTGACCTCTCGGGGCTGGCGTTTTCGGCTGGTTGGCGTGACTGGTTTTTCGATTGTGCTCACCGTGGGCTTGTTTGCGCTGAGCCTGGTCCCCTTCACGCGCACGGTTGTGCCAGGGGCAGTGCGCTACGCCGTAGTTTTTGACAACGGTGGTCCCAACGTGGTAATCACCGTCCCAGCCACGATCAACCAGGATGAATTGCAAGCCACGCTCCAGCAGGCAGCGCTGAACCTCTACACGCCGGGTCGCGTGGAGCGAGATCGTCTCTGGGTGCGAGCCCGCGCCCTGCTCCATCCTCAGCCGGGTGTTTCTCAGCCCGTTTTTTTGGGCGAGGCCCGTTACACGCCAGAACTGAATGTTGAGATCTTTCCAGATCAGCTCACACTGTTGCAGGGCTAG
- a CDS encoding DUF456 domain-containing protein: protein MSLTILYWLLLAVMLLGVIGAFIPGLPGVSLILGAIVIWGVTTGFSGVGWPLGIAVAVLILSGVVGFLATYLGAVRTGASKWSQIGAVAGLLLGFFGLLPALPFGGPLLGILIGPVLGAFLGEFFYRGDLELGPRFKLAAQVSIGIVVGSLIGNLVEGLLAILAVAAFVATTWSQVGV, encoded by the coding sequence ATGAGCCTGACTATTCTCTATTGGTTACTGCTAGCCGTCATGCTCTTAGGTGTGATCGGTGCTTTTATTCCTGGCTTGCCCGGTGTCAGTTTGATCCTGGGCGCAATCGTGATTTGGGGCGTGACTACTGGTTTCAGTGGCGTGGGTTGGCCGCTGGGGATTGCTGTGGCTGTTCTGATTTTGAGCGGCGTGGTTGGCTTTCTAGCGACCTATTTAGGGGCGGTTCGCACTGGCGCCAGCAAATGGAGTCAGATTGGAGCCGTTGCCGGGCTGCTGCTTGGCTTCTTCGGCCTTCTGCCAGCGCTGCCCTTTGGTGGGCCGCTTCTCGGTATCCTGATTGGCCCCGTTTTAGGCGCTTTTCTCGGTGAATTCTTCTACCGAGGCGATTTAGAACTCGGGCCTAGATTTAAGCTAGCGGCCCAAGTCAGTATCGGTATCGTTGTGGGATCGCTCATTGGCAATCTGGTCGAGGGCCTATTGGCAATTCTGGCCGTCGCTGCCTTTGTGGCAACGACTTGGTCCCAAGTTGGAGTTTAG
- a CDS encoding HAD family phosphatase, translating to MAFKAVLFDFNGVILNDERLHEELINQILLEENLQPMRGEYRYLCLGRSDRACLVELFKERGRYLSESQLQALIERKHDYYQKHLATLEKLPLFPGLADFILQISSANLAMAVVSGALRSEIELTLQRSDLAQHFPVIVAGDDITTSKPDPTGYLLAAEKLGVAPAECLAIEDTPAGITAAKQAGISVAAVANTYPFHMLQRRANWTVDFLPELELERVREVLARLDS from the coding sequence ATGGCCTTCAAGGCAGTTTTGTTCGATTTCAACGGCGTAATTCTCAACGATGAGCGCTTGCATGAGGAATTGATCAATCAGATCCTGCTAGAGGAAAACCTGCAACCCATGCGTGGTGAATACCGTTACCTTTGCCTGGGGCGCAGTGACCGAGCTTGCCTGGTTGAGCTGTTCAAAGAGCGTGGCCGTTATTTGAGTGAAAGCCAGCTGCAAGCCTTGATTGAGCGCAAGCATGACTACTACCAAAAGCACTTAGCAACCCTAGAGAAGTTACCGCTGTTTCCGGGACTGGCTGATTTTATCCTTCAGATCAGCTCTGCCAATTTGGCGATGGCAGTTGTTAGTGGTGCTTTGCGCAGTGAAATCGAGCTGACGCTCCAGCGCAGCGATTTAGCCCAGCATTTTCCAGTTATTGTTGCAGGCGACGACATCACCACCAGCAAGCCTGACCCTACTGGCTATTTGCTCGCTGCCGAAAAGTTGGGCGTGGCGCCAGCCGAGTGTCTGGCAATCGAGGACACGCCTGCTGGCATTACGGCAGCAAAACAAGCTGGTATCTCGGTAGCGGCTGTGGCTAATACCTACCCGTTCCACATGTTGCAGCGTCGGGCCAACTGGACTGTTGATTTTCTACCAGAGCTGGAGCTAGAGCGTGTGCGCGAAGTGCTGGCACGGTTGGACAGCTAG
- a CDS encoding TetR/AcrR family transcriptional regulator has protein sequence MPRPRTIQRHQIVNAALHLLATEGIDKVTISAIARAAGVSGGAIYNFFESKEALIEACIQSFEWTPADLFEELIRVSDPANPEQRPVQDLLEGAALFLVEFLERKFSAILMYAVHPDLGTVDPERPRRGIALLTDYFQQEMTNGRIRSSNPETLARGFFGGLFAYVFFERVINQQSSEEIRSGAFTRSWALEFWQGIQPLP, from the coding sequence GTGCCCAGACCCCGGACGATCCAGCGCCACCAAATCGTCAATGCCGCTCTGCATCTGCTAGCGACAGAAGGCATTGATAAGGTCACTATTTCTGCCATTGCCCGAGCCGCTGGTGTCTCTGGCGGTGCTATTTACAACTTTTTTGAGAGCAAGGAAGCGCTGATTGAAGCCTGTATTCAAAGCTTCGAATGGACACCAGCTGACCTGTTTGAAGAGCTAATTCGCGTTAGTGATCCAGCCAACCCTGAGCAGCGGCCGGTACAGGATTTACTAGAAGGGGCAGCCCTGTTTCTGGTGGAGTTTTTGGAGCGCAAGTTCAGTGCAATCCTGATGTACGCTGTTCATCCGGACTTAGGCACTGTAGACCCAGAACGTCCTCGACGCGGTATCGCCCTGCTGACTGATTACTTTCAGCAGGAGATGACGAATGGCCGCATCCGCTCATCCAACCCTGAGACGTTAGCGCGGGGCTTTTTCGGGGGCCTGTTCGCCTATGTGTTCTTCGAGCGGGTGATTAATCAGCAGAGTAGTGAAGAGATCCGCTCCGGAGCCTTTACTCGTTCGTGGGCTCTAGAGTTCTGGCAAGGGATTCAACCGCTGCCATAG
- a CDS encoding HlyD family secretion protein: MTKTEANPSQRSPEAPSKDPAPKPKSGIPKPLRILAVLAVVAGLGYGVYRLFFYRPEPEGLFLSGRIESYDTDVSAKIGGRVAEVSVEEGDLVKPGQLLVRIDDSDLQAQLRGAIAQVRARQEELQRARQQLPVLEAQLQQANLTTEQANQESQGRVLESQNSLAAAGAQLVEAQSSLKLALIRQRRTRELFSQGAVSAQQRDEDDAQVETAQARVNAARQQVQASRGSLAQSRSTLQNPSIRAAAALEIQRQMAQARTDISVAQQQIRDAQATQAQIQANLNYLVIKSPLSGSVITRSVEPGEVVAAGAPLLTVVNLNRLYLRGFIPEGQIGQVRVGQTGRVYLDSFPDQPLEATVTRVDPKASFTPENTYFQKDRVTQVFGVELTLKDPQGFAKPGMPADGRILVPESQPQRSSTLFPAPLGILGR, translated from the coding sequence ATGACCAAAACTGAGGCCAATCCGTCCCAACGTTCGCCCGAAGCTCCATCAAAAGACCCGGCCCCCAAACCAAAGTCTGGCATCCCCAAGCCTCTGCGCATCTTGGCAGTATTAGCGGTGGTGGCAGGGCTTGGCTACGGCGTCTACCGGCTGTTCTTCTACCGACCCGAACCCGAGGGGCTGTTTTTGAGCGGACGCATCGAGAGCTACGACACCGATGTATCAGCCAAGATTGGCGGTCGGGTAGCGGAGGTGAGCGTTGAAGAGGGTGATTTGGTCAAGCCCGGTCAGCTCCTAGTCCGCATTGATGACAGTGATCTGCAAGCTCAGCTACGAGGCGCCATTGCCCAGGTGCGAGCCAGGCAGGAGGAGCTTCAGCGCGCTCGGCAGCAGCTTCCCGTCCTAGAGGCCCAGCTTCAGCAAGCTAACCTGACTACCGAGCAGGCCAATCAGGAAAGCCAGGGCCGGGTTCTGGAATCGCAAAATTCTCTGGCTGCTGCGGGTGCTCAGTTGGTTGAAGCTCAATCGAGTCTGAAGTTAGCGCTGATTCGGCAGCGGCGAACCCGAGAGCTATTCAGCCAGGGAGCCGTATCGGCCCAGCAACGGGATGAAGACGACGCTCAAGTCGAGACAGCACAGGCCCGCGTCAACGCGGCTCGGCAGCAAGTCCAAGCGTCTCGCGGCAGTCTGGCGCAGTCCCGCTCTACCTTGCAAAATCCCTCGATCCGCGCCGCTGCCGCCCTGGAAATCCAACGCCAGATGGCCCAGGCCCGCACAGATATCTCGGTCGCTCAACAGCAAATCCGCGATGCGCAAGCGACTCAAGCCCAGATCCAGGCCAACTTGAATTACCTGGTGATCAAGAGCCCTCTATCCGGCAGCGTGATCACGCGTTCGGTGGAACCGGGCGAAGTGGTGGCGGCTGGAGCGCCGTTGCTAACCGTTGTCAACCTCAACCGCCTTTACCTACGCGGCTTTATTCCTGAAGGTCAGATCGGGCAGGTCAGAGTGGGCCAAACGGGACGGGTCTATCTAGACTCATTTCCCGACCAACCACTCGAAGCCACAGTCACACGGGTAGACCCCAAAGCCAGCTTCACGCCCGAAAACACTTATTTCCAGAAAGACCGAGTCACGCAGGTGTTCGGTGTCGAACTCACGCTTAAAGATCCCCAAGGCTTCGCCAAGCCAGGCATGCCAGCCGATGGCCGCATTCTGGTGCCAGAGAGTCAGCCTCAACGGTCCTCAACGCTATTTCCCGCACCGCTAGGGATCTTAGGGCGATGA
- a CDS encoding ATP-binding cassette domain-containing protein, with the protein MISLQSITPASRTQTPVISVRDLRHSYGKLEAVAGISLDIYAGEIFGLIGPDGAGKSTTFQVLSGVMPQTGGIVEVLGGPAWEARLQIGYLTQRFSLYQDMSIEENLRYAAGLREVRAEDFKSRSDRFLGLLDLARFRTRLAGRLSGGMKQKLALCCALIHQPQVLLLDEPTTGVDPVSRREFWDILAQLASEENVTTVVATPYLDEAERCARIALMYDGKIQQCDTPARVKASLGVQRLEVYLPVAQLDQAEDILQHDQGFRETVSDVQRFGDRLDVLTAEPEQTGAAIRRILEPQLEIQDLATDTPTLENTFVARLRDLKGELSRAVYPRIYSQERSAGTAIGAQNLCKVFGNFKAVNDINLDIRYGEVFGLLGANGAGKTTTIKMLCGLLPASSGRVTLAGETGELRSPSVRQQIGYMSQKFTLYDDLTIGENLEFYCGVYGIPRRQRRAKKEWVLQMSDLVGRQDMLTAELPGGWKQRVAFGAAVMHEPKVLFLDEPTSGVDPLARRQFWRLINQFSREGMAILVTTHYLEEAEQCHRLGFMVAGELVAQGTPRQVKAEQPGRLVEWTCEPLQTASNLLKEQLERWRVSIFGVRLHTILDDPKAEIPQIRDWLEASGVTVQGARPIQFSLEDVFISVVEQARQRGLDVPVD; encoded by the coding sequence ATGATCTCCCTTCAAAGCATCACTCCAGCCAGCCGCACCCAAACCCCGGTAATCTCGGTCCGGGACTTGCGACACAGCTACGGCAAGCTGGAAGCCGTAGCTGGCATCAGCTTGGATATTTACGCTGGCGAAATTTTCGGGCTGATCGGTCCTGATGGCGCGGGCAAAAGCACCACGTTTCAGGTTCTCTCAGGAGTCATGCCCCAGACCGGAGGCATCGTTGAGGTCCTAGGTGGCCCGGCTTGGGAGGCCCGGTTGCAAATTGGCTATCTCACCCAGCGCTTCAGTCTCTACCAAGATATGAGCATTGAGGAAAACCTGCGCTACGCTGCGGGCCTGCGCGAGGTGAGGGCTGAAGACTTCAAGTCGCGCAGTGACCGTTTTCTGGGGTTGCTGGACCTAGCCCGCTTCCGCACCCGGCTAGCAGGACGCCTCTCCGGTGGCATGAAGCAGAAACTGGCGCTCTGCTGTGCGCTGATCCACCAACCCCAGGTGCTACTGCTAGACGAGCCAACTACGGGTGTTGACCCCGTATCGCGCCGCGAGTTCTGGGACATCCTGGCCCAATTGGCTTCTGAAGAAAATGTGACCACGGTCGTCGCCACGCCCTATCTGGACGAGGCCGAGCGTTGTGCTCGCATTGCCTTGATGTATGACGGCAAAATTCAGCAGTGCGACACGCCTGCCAGGGTCAAAGCCAGCCTGGGAGTGCAGCGCCTAGAAGTCTATCTGCCCGTGGCGCAACTGGACCAAGCTGAGGATATCCTGCAGCACGATCAGGGCTTCCGCGAAACCGTCTCCGATGTGCAGCGCTTCGGCGACCGGCTGGATGTGCTGACCGCTGAGCCTGAGCAAACAGGAGCGGCGATTCGACGCATTCTAGAGCCGCAGCTAGAGATTCAAGACCTGGCCACTGACACGCCAACGCTGGAAAATACCTTTGTTGCCCGCCTGCGCGACCTCAAGGGGGAACTCTCCCGTGCGGTCTACCCCCGTATTTATAGCCAAGAACGTTCAGCGGGAACGGCGATTGGCGCGCAAAACCTCTGTAAGGTGTTTGGCAATTTCAAAGCTGTCAACGACATCAATCTCGATATCCGCTATGGCGAGGTCTTCGGCTTGTTAGGAGCCAACGGGGCTGGCAAGACCACCACGATCAAAATGCTCTGCGGCTTGCTGCCAGCCAGTTCGGGGCGCGTCACCTTAGCTGGCGAGACGGGGGAGCTGCGTAGTCCCAGTGTGCGCCAGCAGATCGGCTACATGTCGCAGAAGTTCACGCTCTACGACGACCTGACCATCGGCGAGAACTTGGAGTTCTACTGCGGCGTCTATGGCATTCCTCGCCGTCAGCGCCGCGCCAAAAAGGAGTGGGTACTCCAGATGAGCGACCTGGTGGGCCGTCAAGACATGCTCACAGCCGAGTTGCCAGGAGGCTGGAAGCAGCGCGTTGCGTTTGGCGCGGCGGTCATGCACGAACCCAAAGTTCTGTTTCTAGATGAGCCGACCTCGGGGGTGGACCCATTGGCTCGGCGGCAGTTCTGGCGGCTGATCAACCAGTTCTCCAGGGAGGGCATGGCTATATTGGTCACTACCCACTACCTCGAAGAAGCAGAGCAGTGCCATCGCCTCGGCTTCATGGTGGCGGGCGAGTTGGTGGCTCAGGGCACACCGCGTCAGGTCAAAGCAGAGCAGCCAGGGCGACTGGTGGAATGGACCTGCGAACCGCTGCAAACCGCCTCGAACCTGCTGAAAGAGCAACTAGAACGCTGGCGGGTTTCGATCTTTGGCGTTCGGCTGCACACGATTTTGGATGACCCCAAGGCTGAGATCCCTCAAATCCGGGACTGGCTAGAGGCGAGCGGCGTCACGGTGCAGGGGGCTCGCCCGATTCAGTTCTCGCTCGAAGATGTGTTTATTAGCGTGGTCGAGCAGGCGCGGCAGCGAGGTTTAGACGTGCCAGTGGATTAG